The window CCTTTCAAAATTAAACTACCAAAAGTTTATTCTTACAAATTATAAAGATATAATTAAATATTATTTGGTATCTGTTTTAAAACGCAATAACGATTGCGTTAAGAAAAAATCGAATTCTATTATCCAATCCTTAAACTGTAATTTAGTTTATACAGGTTATCAACATTTTTATTAAAATGTTTAAAATTTAATTGCAAAATCAAACTTAGTTATCCCTAAATTGTTTTCTGTAAAAGGAAGACAAAAAAGTCCTGTGAGTGGGTGATCCGCGGAGGGCAGGCACACCATAACGATTAAATTCATTAAAATATAATAGCTGCTTTTGGGTGGCTATTATTTTTAATCGAGTCCTCAATTCACGACTTGTTATAAAGTTTCAGATAAATGCGAGGTAAAGACTTAACATACATCTAATAATAAACTACTTCGATGTTGTAAAGTGGATTCAATTGTATTTAAAAAAACTAAAAAAATTCGATATAGCCAACAATTCGGCGCTGTAAATGAACTAATCGCTACATCGAATTTTTAAAGTTATGATGGTAATATTTACCATTCTTATTGATGATAAGCAAAAGTATCGTTGCTTTTATTTCTTAAAGGCAAATTTTTGATAATGGATTCAGATTGTAATTGTTGATCCTCAGGACTTAATAATTCATTATATTTCTCTAACAAATGAATGTATTTATTCATCCAAAAATAAACTGAATTACTATCACCATTATTAGATTTTGTATTTTGCTCTAAACTAGAAGCAGTTCTTTGTCCTAAGTCTTGCTTTGGAAAAACATCCGGAAAAGAAGCAGACAAATCCTGGCCAAGCAAAGTTCCGATTTGCCAAATTACTTCATGGTTAATCCTGTCTTGACTGAACCAGTTGTAAATTGTTCTTCGGCTAACATTGAGCTTTCTAGAAAGTTCGCTAATACCCATTCTGTCTCGGCGCACTATGCGCTCAAGAACTTCACCTTGTTTTAATTGTGTTGTCATAGAAATAATTATTTTTTAGTAAAAAATTAATTAAATCATTTATCAGGGACGATTTGACAAGCGCAAGTTAAATAATACCGTGCAAGGTTGTATATATTATGCGAATTTTTTGATATTTATCAAAATAATGGGTATAAATTAATATTATCCAATAGTATAAATACTTAATTACGAAGGAATTTTTGCATAAATTCTACCTTTCGTCTATTCAATAATACACATTTCTTATACAAATACTTGAAATTTTACTCTTAAAACGAGTAAATATTCTCAAAAAGAACATTTTCAGAAAAAAATTTTCAGAAATCTGTACAGAATTTTACTAGTTTATTAACACGATACTCTTTTTAGAAGTGGAAAGTCTTTAATTTTAAATCGTAATTTATCAATTCTTGTATTTTCCAATACAAAATTATACATACAAATAAGTTGTAATTTTAGATTTGTGAGAAACATATTAAGTGATGAGTAATACAGCACAAAGTTTTTGCTTCACATTGTAATTAAAATCAATTAATCTAACCGGGTATTTATAAATTAGCTTTAAAAAATATAATGAAACTTAGATTGCTTCTCTTACTAACTATTTTATGTCAAATAACAGTTAGCGCTCAAATTCTTAAATACACAAATGGCAACAATTCCTGGAATCCTGATTCTTTAGGTAATCATAGAGTAGTTATTCAATTTAATGGAAATGGTGGTATTGTTCATACTAAAATAGACTGGCGTAGAAGAGATCTACATCCCGAAACAAAAGGAATTATTGTACTTAATAGTAATGGCAAAATTGTAAAATCAAGTAGTGAAAATATCACCAGAGAAAGTGGAGATGTTTACTTTGAAGCAAATTCTGCAGGAAAATATTATATTTATTATTTACCTTATAAAAATGAAGGCCGAAGTAATTATCCTAAAGGAAGTTATCTCAAACCAATCCAAACTTTAACAAATAGGCCAAGGCAGGTTGCAATCAATGCTTCTGTTTTAGAAATTCAATCTATCGATGCTTTCAATTCCTTTTATCCAATGGAAGTTATTGCCACAGAAAAAGAGATGAAGGCAGTTAAAGCAGCCCATCAAGCAGAATCTTTTATTGTTTTCCCGGAGGATAGAATGTTTCCTATTAAAATGAAAAACGATTTGCCTTACCGATGGATTCGAAAAACTTCTTTAAATTCATTTACAGGAACAGCAAGTAAAGGAGAAAATTATGCTTTTCAATTCGGTGTATATGCATTGAAAAATTTGAATGACCTCGTGGTTAATTTTAGTGATTTAAAGACTTCTTCCGGTAAAACTATCTCTTCAAAATATATAAATTGTTTAAATACTACTGGAACAACGTATGATAATAAACCTTTAATTCAAAAGGTAAATGTTGCCTTAGGCAGTGTGCAACCAATGTGGATTACGGTTGATATCCCTAAAACTACATCCGCTGGGATTTATAATGGAAAATTTATTATTAAAGCTAATGGAAAATCTAAAATCGTTAACGTTAAAATAACAGTTAAGAATGAGGTTTTAGCCAATCATGGTGTGAATTCTCCAGTTAACCAAACCCGCTTAACCTGGCTAAATTCTACATTGGCCCAACAAAATACTGTTGTTTCACCTTATACTCCACTAGTTATTGAAGGAAATGTTATTTCATTATTAGGTAGAAAATTTGAGATTAATGCCGATGGTTTTCCAAAACAGATTCAGACTTTTTTCAATTCAGAAATGACTGGCTATTCTGAAAAGCCAAATAATATTTTATACGAACCTATTCACTTTCATTTTTTTAATACTCCAAAAACCCAAGAAAAATTTACTCCGAGTAATTTCCAATTTACAAATAAAGAAGCTGGCACAGTAAAATGGACTGCTACCAATACTTCTACAAATATTAAAATGGACGTGGAAGGCAGTTTAGAATTTGATGGTTATGTTCATTATATAGTTAAGGTTACTGCCTTGCAAGATGTAGATTTTAGTAACGTTAATTTCCATATTCCATTCGATAAAGGATCTACGAAGTACTTAATGGGTTTAGGAGAAAAAGGTGGGATTCGACCAGATACCGTAAAATGGAAATGGGATGTAGCGAATAAAAATCAGGATGCAGCTTGGGTTGGAAATGTAAATGCTGGGTTGTATTACAATTTAAGAGACGAAAATTATGTTCGTCCGCTAAATACGAATTTCTATTTGCAGAAACCTTTATTGCTGCCAAAATCTTGGAGAAATGAAAATAAGGGTGGTATTCAGATCAATGTAAAAGGAAGCTCAATGCTTGCAGATAGTTATACGGGCGCAAGAAGTATGAAAAAAGGCGATGTGCTTTACTATAATTTCAATCTATTAATCACTCCTTTTCACTTGCTAAATACTGATTTTCAATGGGATAATCGCTTTTATCATAAATATGGAAGTTTAGATTCTATAAAAGCAACTGGTGCTTCCGTGGTAAATATTCATCATGCAACACCGATAAATCCTTGGATTAATTATCCGTTTATCGAATGGAAAAAAATGAAAAATTATATTGATGAGGCACATTCAAAAGACTTAAAAGTGAAAATTTACAATACAGTTCGCGAATTATCAAATCATGCTTATGAGTTGCCTGCTTTAAGAAGTTTGGGAACAGAAATTTATTCTCCAGGTAAAGGTGGCGGGTTTAGCTGGTTACAAGAGCATTTAGATTCAAATTATATTGCAGCTTGGTTTGTTCCAGAAATTAAGGATGCAGCTATCATTAATAGCGGTATGAACCGTTGGCACAATTATTATGTTGAAGGAATGAATTGGTTGACTAGCAATGTAGGAATTGATGGCGTTTACTTGGATGATGTAGCTTTTGACCGCATTACAATGAAGCGGATTAAGCGTGTTTTAACTCAGAACAATCATCCAGGAATTATTGATTTGCATTCTGCCAATCAATTCAATAAAAACGATGGATTTAACAATAGCGCTATCCTTTATATGGAACATTTTCCGTACTTAAATCGGTTGTGGTTTGGAGAATATTTCGATTATCAGAAAAATAATCCTGATTTCTTTTTAACAGAAGTAAGTGGAATTCCGTTCGGTTTAATGGGAGAAATGCTTCAGGATGATGGTAATCCATGGCGTGGAATGATATATGGGATGACAAGCCGTTTGGGTTGGTCGGATAAAAGCGACCCAAAACCATTATGGAAAGCTTGGGATAATTTTGGAATAAAAGGCTCTGAAATGATTGGCTATTGGAGTGAGAATTGTCCAGTTAAAACCGACAACGCTAAAGTATTGGCTACTGTTTATAAACAAAAAGGAAAAATAATGATCGCCTTAGCAAGCTGGGCTGAAGATGATGTGAAAGTCAATTTAATTATCGACTGGAATAAACTTGGATTAGATTCTACTAAAGTCAAAATCACGGCTCCAGCAATTGATAAGTTTCAAACAACAGGAGTTTTTCAGGAAGGAAAACCCATTATGATTGATAAAGGAAAAGGTTTGATTTTGATTGTAGAGTAAATAAGCGTTGTCGTCACCCTGAACTTGTTTCAGGGTCTTAATAATTAAGATCTTGAAATGAATTAAGCATGACGACATTACTTGAAACATTATACTTTTACGTTTTGCATTCCGTATTGTTTTAGTACATCTTCAGGAACACCAGTCCATTGATTCGGTGCATTGCCAACATAACCAATATCTTTTACCCCGATTTCAGTTGTATAAAATCCTGATGCTGTCAAACTTCTCATCCTATTAAAAAATGTAACACCAGCCTTCATTTCTGGCCGGGCTTTTTTAGGATAGGCAATTTCATCAACGATAGAGATTTGTTCCCTTTCTGAAGCCTCAGCAAACGACTTTTGAAATTTATTAAAGCAATAAACATCAAGCCATTTTAAGCCACCTCTCATTGGTACTTTGTGTTCTGGTATATCTTTAACAATAAATTCAATAAACTCCGGAACTTTTGCATCAGATGCACTTCCAGAAATACCATCCTTTGGAATGATAATATCAGCCAGAATTGTAATGGTTGCCATTTCGTGTTTATTAAAATACGTTTCAGACTTTAATCTTTTATCCCGATCTAACTCCCATTGCTCCCTACCAGCTTCTTTTGGTGCCTCTTCTGCAAGCACCTCATTTGTTTTAGCATCAGGAGTTTTTTGCTTGCAAGCTTCGAGTAAAACCGTAGTGCTTAATGCAGTTAATCCTATTGCTTTTATGGAATCACGTCTATTCATAATTCTTAAATATTATTCTTTTTCTTTTGAGCTAAAATATATTCTGCAGTTCTCATTGATAGGGCTAAAATAGTCCAGGTTGCATTTTTATCACCTTGTTGAACGAAAGGACCAGCATCAACAACAAATAAATTTTTACAATCATGTGCCTGGCAGTATTTATTCAAAGCTGATTTCTTTGGATCATCACCCATGCGAATCGTTCCTACTTCGTGGATAATTTTTCCTGGATTTAGCAATCCATAATTGGTATCAGCGCCATGAATTTCAGAAGTAACAACTGCACCCATTTCTTTCATGATGGATAAAAAAGTTTCTTGCATATGTTTAGCCTGCAAAATTTCTTCCTTAGCCCATTTGTAATTAAACCTTAAAACAGGTATGCCAAATTTGTCAACAGTATCAGGATCAATTTCGCAATAATTATCTGCCCGAGCAATTGCGGTACCACGACCTGCCATTCCAACTCCAGTTCCGTAGAAACGGCGATAATCATCTTTAAGTGATTTACCGTAACCACCAGCTTCCTTCATTTTACCGTTTCGATCTGGCACCATTCCATTAATTTGGGCAACGCCCCCACCGAATCCATAAGATGGCATTCCCATTCCTCCACCATATTCAATATGGTAACCACGAGGAAAATCTAGCTTCTTATTATCCAACCACCAAGGAGAATAAATATGAACACTACCAACTCCATCTTCATTATAGCGTTTTCTATCCATCAATTGAGGTAAGAAACCGGAAACACCAGCGCCAGTAGAATCATGCAAATATTTACCAACTATGCCGCTACTATTTGCTAAACCACCTGGATGCGCCTGTGATTTAGAATTTAATAGAATGCGTGCAGACTCGCAAGCACTAGCTCCTAAAATAACAAGCTTTCCATTTACCTGATATTCTTGCAAATCTTTTCGACTTACGTAACTAACGCCTGTAGCTTCTCCATTTTTATTAGTAATTACTTCACGAACCATTGCATCGGTAATTACAGTTAAGTTTCCTGTTTTTACAGCAGGGATTACCAAGCAAGATGAAGCCGAGAAATCACCGTAAACTTTACAACTTCTACCGCATTGGCCACAATAAAAACAAGGGGCACGGTCATTATTTCCTTTAATCGATTCTGTCATCACGGCACCTCTACCTGTAATAACCTTTACACCGGCTTTTTCTGCACCTTTTTTTATAAACAGCTCATTTAATCGTGGTTTAGGTGGTTTCATGAAGATTCCATCAGGCTCATTTGGCAAACCCTCTTTAGTGCCATAGATACCTATCATTTGATCAACCTTATCATAAAAAGGTTTTACATCAGCATAAGTAATTGGCCAATCGTCTGTTAAACCATCAGTGGGTTTAAAATCCTCCGGACCCATTCTTAAAGATATTCTTCCCCAGTGATTTGTTCTACCGCCAAGCATTCTCGACCTGAACCATTCAAATTCAGTTTTATTTTTTTGTGTGTATGGCTCTCCTTCAAGTTCCCAACCACCATAAGATGCATCGAAATCTCCAAAAGGACGGGTACTGCTGGCGCCACGACGTGGAGATTCCCACGGCCATTTTAATTGATGTGCGTCAATTCTGGGATCAAAATACTGGCCAGCTTCAAGCATTAAAACTTTTTGTCCGGCGTTTGCCAGTACATACGCAGCCATCCCGCCGCCTGCGCCTGAGCCAACTACGATGGCATCGTAAACAATAGGTGATTTTTTTATCTGAAAGTCACTCATATTTTATGGTTAGAAGTAAATGTTATCCTAATCTATAATTTAATTTCCTTAAATAAAAATCATTAAATATTTTGGAATGATTATAGATTAAAATACCCTTTAAGTATTAGCTAAATCGATTTGGTAATGTTTATTTAAGTTGTTTTAAATCAGGTTTCCGTTCTAAAAATAGTAATCTCAATAAAATCATTACTAGAAAAGTCGCTCAATTGTTACATTTTCCATATGGAGTTTATCAACCATAAACTTACATATCTTTGTATTTTAAAAATTAGCATGTCAACTCAGCATTTAGAAAAATTAATTTTAACGCTTAATAAAAGTTTAATTGATAAAACTTTTATTAAAATTTCTTTAGGAAACTATAAAGGAACAGAAGAATATTTAAAACAAATTTTAGTTCGACAAGTGTTGATAAAACGTGAAGGTAAACTTGCTTTTACTTTTCGGTACAAGACGCGAGATGTGGTGAAAAATTATTCAATTGAAGAGGCGATCACTTTAATTACAGAATATTTACAGAGTGGCTTTAAAATCGCTACGCTTTTTACAACTGAGGCGGACCTAATTTTAGAAGAATTGAATAATGGGAAAGTAGTGTTTAGAGAAAATAAAACATCATCTAAAGAAATACCTTCAGTTGATCATGATAAAGAAAAAATCAGGTTGATTAAACCGGAATCTAAACCTTACTTAACGGAATTAAAAATTACCGACGCAGAAGGAAAAGTCTTCAAGAATGCGCAAGATAAGTACCGTCAAATTAATCAATATGTCGAAATATTAAGTTCTCTAATAAAAGAATTGCCTGTTGGAACAATTAAAAATGTTACTGATATGGGCTCAGGGAAAGGTTATTTAACTTTTGCATTGTATGATTATTTGCATTCGGTTTTGAATCTAGAAACTGAGGTGGTTGGCGTTGAATATCGCCAGGATATGGTTGATTTATGCAATAATGTTGCAAAGAAATCTGCCTTCAATAAATTGAAATTCGTACAAGGAACGATTGAGGATTACAATGCAGACAATGTTAATTTGCTGATTGCACTTCATGCTTGTGACACTGCAACCGATGACGCCATCTTTAAAGGGATTAATGCAAATGCTGAATTAATTGTAGTTGCACCTTGTTGCCACAAACAAATCCGTAGAGAGATTGAAAAAAATAAAGTAAAGAATGATGTTTCGTTTTTAACTAAATACGGAATCTTTTTAGAGCGCCAAGCCGAAATGGTTACTGATGGAATCCGTGCTTTAATTTTGGAATACTTTGGTTACAAAACTAAAGTTTTTGAATTTATTTCGGATGCACATACACCAAAGAATGTGTTGATTGTTGGGATTAAGGGTAAAGATGATGAAAGGAATAAGGAGCAAAAAGCAAAGAATAAGGATGATATTTTACAAAAGATCAAAGCAAGTAAAGAATATTTCGGAATTGGCTATCATCATTTAGAGCGATTGTTGGAATTGTAGGGTTTTCAAAACCTTATAGGTTTAGGATTGGTAACTGGCATCATGCTGAGAATTAGCATTTTTAAGATGGTTGCATTTTTCATCCAATTTCGTCATTGCGAGGCACGAAGCAATCCTACTGCTGCGAACGCATTAAGATTGCTTCGTGCCTCGCAATAACGACTGTTTTAACGAACTTGTTTTCAGGATCTTTCTCAAGAAGTTTACCATATAAGGAACATAAGAAAATATAAGACCCGAGCTTATATGATTATTCAATGTCTTATATGGTAAAAAAAAATTCCGTGAAGACACAAACCATGGCTCTTGATAATATTTAGAAGTTATAGATGCAACAAAATCAATGCTACCAAAGCTGGGATAGATTGTACATAAAGAATCTTTTTACTTGCTGTTGCTGCGCCGTAAATACCGGCAATAATTACGCAGGTCAAAAAGAATATCGCTATATAAAATTTCCATTGGTGATTGTTTATACATAACGACCAGATTAAACCTGCGGCCAAAAACCCATTATACAATCCTTGATTTGCTGCTAATGCTTTTGTTTGTGGAAATAATTCTTTCGGAATCGTTTTAAAAACTTTAGGCGCTCTGGTTGTCCAGGCAAACATTTCTAGCCAAAGTATATAGATGTGGATGACGGCAACTAAGCCAATCAGGATTTGTGCTATTAATTGCATTTTAGTTTGATTTGGTAATTGAAGATACAATAAAATTTTATTCATGTGGCGAGCTCTAACTATCATTTGTTTTATTGTCTAATGAAAAGGCTTTTTCATTTCTTGATAAAAGAAAGGATTACGGAACTTATTAGTAAATCTTTTGATGCCATTCCCTTTCTAACATAAAAAATTCAATTTATTTAAACGGTTATTATAAGTTCTGTCTTTGTTTTTTAAACCCGATAAAAGCGGCAGCTCCCGATTTTTCATCGGGACTATAGCGGTTAGCGGGACGATTGTTCCCGAAAAACTACTGCCGTTAATTTTCAAATTATTTAAAATATTTGTATTTAATACAGTCCTTAATAGGATACGTTTGTAGCCTAATTCTGTCACACTGTCAGTCAATTATCGACTGTTTTTTTACATTTTATCAGTATTTTATATTAATTATCTGCCAAAATCCGATTGGCACAAGCATTGTTTAATAGCAGTAGAAATTATAATACTTTAAAAAGAGAAATTAAAAACACAATGGGAAAAATTATTGGAATAGACTTAGGAACAACAAACTCTTGCGTGAGCGTAATGGAGGGCAATGAGCCTGTAGTTATCGCAAACAGTGAGGGCAAACGTACTACACCGTCTATTGTTGCTTTTGCAGAAAACGGTGAGCGCAAGGTTGGCGAGCCTGCTAAACGTCAGGCTATAACCAACCCAACTAAAACGATATATTCGATTAAACGCTTTATGGGTAACAGCTTCAACGAAAGTGCAAAAGAAGCTGGACGTGTACCTTACAAAGTTGTTAAAGGTGATAACAACACGCCACGTGTTGAAATCGACGACAGAAAATACACTCCACAAGAGATATCTGCAATTATTTTGCAGAAAATGAAAAAAACTGCTGAAGATTTCTTAGGATACGAAGTTACTGAAGCGGTTATTACGGTACCAGCATACTTTAACGACGCACAACGTCAGGCTACTAAAGAAGCAGGCGAAATTGCAGGTTTAACTGTAAAACGTATCATTAACGAACCAACTGCAGCTGCTTTAGCCTACGGTTTAGATAAAGCACACAAAGACATGAAAATTGTTGTTTTTGATTGCGGGGGTGGTACACATGACGTTTCTGTTTTAGAATTAGGTGATGGCGTGTTCGAAGTAAAATCTACTGATGGTGATACACACTTAGGTGGTGATGACTTTGATCACATTATTATTGATTGGCTAACTGACGAATTCAAAGCTGAAAACAGCATGGATTTAGCTAAAGATCCAATGGCTTTGCAACGTTTAAAAGAAGCTGCAGAAAAAGCTAAAATTGAACTTTCGAGCACAACTTCAACTGAAATTAACTTACCATACATTACTGCTGATGCGAGCGGCCCAAAACACTTAGTACGTACATTATCTCGTGCTAAATTTGAGCAATTAGCTGGTGACTTAATTAAACGTACGATCGATCCTTGTAAATCTGCTTTGAAAAATGCTGGTTTAACTGCAAGCGATATCGACGAAATTATCTTAGTAGGTGGTTCAACTCGTATCCCAGCTATTCAAGATGCGGTTAAAGCTTTCTTCGGTAAAGAGCCAAGTAAAGGTGTTAATCCTGATGAGGTTGTTGCAATTGGTGCAGCTATTCAAGGTGGTGTTTTAACTGGTGATGTTAAGGATGTATTGTTATTAGATGTTACTCCATTATCATTAGGTATTGAAACTATGGGTGGTGTAATGACGAAATTAATTGAGTCTAACACAACAATTCCAACTAAAAAATCAGAAACTTTTTCAACAGCTGCTGATAATCAGCCATCTGTAGAGATCCATATTTTACAAGGTGAGCGCCCAATGGCTGGCCAGAACCGTACAATTGGTCGTTTCATTTTAGATGGTATTCCACCTTCGCCTCGTGGTATTCCTCAGGTAGAAGTTGCTTTTGATATTGACGCTAACGGTATTTTACACGTAAGCGCTAAAGATAAAGCTACTGGAAAAGAGCAAAAAATCCGTATTGAAGCATCTTCAGGTTTAACTGATGCTGAGATTAAGAAAATGAAAGAAGAAGCTGAAGCTAATGCAACTGAAGATGCAAAAGTTAAAGAAGAAGCTGACAAAATCAACGGAGCTGATGCTTTGATTTTCTCTACAGAAAAACAACTTAAAGAATTTGGTGATAAATTATCTGCGGATAAAAAAGCACCAATCGAAGCTGGTTTAGAGAAATTAAAAGCAGCACATTTAACTCGTAACTTTGCAGATATCGATGCAGCACAAGCTGAATTGCAAAATGCATGGAACGTAGCTTCTGAAGAAATGTACAAAGCTGGTGAACAACCTCAAGGCGGTGGCGAACAACCACAAGCTGATGGTCAACCGCAAGCTGGTGGCGATAACGTTACTGATGTTGATTTTGAAGAAGTAAAAGAAGACGATAAGAAATAGTTTTGAGTCTTTAGTTCTGAGTCGAGAGTCTTGAGAACATATAAAAAGCGTTTTTGATTAAGTTCAGGAACGCTTTTTTGTTTTCGTAGTTATTCTTATTTAGTACGGCTTTCGGCATTGCGAAGAGGTTTTTCAGCCGACGAAGCAATCTTTATTTTTTAATTTAAATCTTCAATGGTTTGAATGTCAGAAGTGTTTTCATCAAGGGATTAAGTGTTTTATCAACTTATATTTTTAAAGGCTTTATAGCAAGAAATTTTTTTCATTAAGTGATTAAGCTTTTGATCAACTTAAATTCTTAATGATCTTAAGGTTAGAAAGCTGTTTTGCAACTAAAGGATTAAGTCTTTGACCAATCATACTTCCATAAATGTGTTAATTTTATCTGTTCACACTAAATTTTCTTCTATAATACTTTGTAACTCTTTTTCATTTAATGTGATTTCTTGTAGTAATTTAAATTGATTTTTTGCTCTATCTAAATTTTGCGACTCGTAGTTTATTGGATAATAAATATTACCATTTAAGTAATCAGTTAAGAAACGTAAAGCTTGCATATAAATAATGTATTTGCCAGAAAATAGGATTAACTCTTTTTCTGTAGGCGTTAAAACGCTTTTCATTTCAGATAAATAACCCTTAATCATAGCTTCAAAATAGGGCAAACGAATTTTTATTTTGCTTAAGTCAGTTTCATTTTCAGAGAAAGCACATAGATATGTTCGCATCATATCACCTAAATCAGAAAAGAATTTACCAGGCATTAAGGTATCCAAATCTATAACACAAACCCCTTCAAACGTATCAGCATTTAATAAAACATTACTAATTTTTGTATCGTGGTGCATCACACGATCGGGCAAATCAACACTATGAGCATATGATTTATAAAAATCCAATATGTATTTATGAGCTAATGCACTATCGATTTGAATCTTCGCCAAAGCTTTAATTTCTGGAGTGATGCAGATTAATGCTTTAGAAAATTGATCGAAACGCAAATCCAGACTATGGAATCCGGCGATGGTTTGTTCTAATTTTGAAACATTAAAATTCTTTAATAACCTACTTAATTTTCCAAATTGTTTAGCGGCTTCATATGCCTGAAGAGGTTGGGTTAAAACATCAAGTGAAACTGTGTCAGCAATAAAAGGAAGCAAACGCCAATATTCGTGTTTTATAAATGCCATTTCATCACCGAAAGCAGTCTGAATTGGCTTGATAAAAAGATAATCGGGAGAACTTATTAAAAGATAATTAGCTACTGCTTTTATGTTATTTGCTATTGCCTCAGGATTTTTGAAAACGGCCGTATTTATGTTTTGTAGGATATATTTTTTGTCGGCAAGTTGTTCTGAAACCAAATAGGTTCGGTTAATTAAGCCCGAACCTATTTGTGTAATTGTTATATTTTCCTCAGAAAATCCGAATGCTTTTAATATTTCGGGATCTAAGTTTAGCTCCATAATTTTTCAGGATACGTTCCATTTTTCACAAGCTGATTAATGCTATCTTGAACATATGGTTTATCTTCTTTATAAGTTACTCCAAACCATTTATTTGATGTTGGAACAACTTTAAAAGTTGCTTCACCTGTACTCACTAAACTTTCGCCAATTAAAGGAATAAAGAATTCTGCTTTAGGTTTATCTTTATTTGCTTCAGCGAATGCTACGAAAAGCTTTTCTGTAATATCGAAAACAGCAGGTGTAAAGCCCCAGAAATTCATTGATACCGGCGTTTCAAAACTCAACGGATATTCTTTATCATCTTCTTCATAAACAATAATATCGTCTTTTGGATAAACTTTTGTCCGTTCGATAATTTCCTGAAGATTTCCAGCATCGTCTACTTTACATACTCCACGAGAAACGGCTCCAAACTCTGATAATGTTTTACCGATTTCATAACCAATAATGGAGAAATTACTATCAGTTGCTTCATCATTCAAGAAATCAACCATTTTTTTAAAAGCATCAAAGCCGTAATAATCATCAGCATTAATTACGCAAAAAGGTTCCTTAACTACATTTCTCGCAGATAAGATTGCATGAGCTGTTCCCCAAGGCTTCTCTCTGTAAATTTCCTCTTCAATTCCAAATTGTTTTAAATCAAAATTTTGAAAAACATAATCAGTTTCTATTCTACCATTTAATTTCGGTTCAAAAATTGATTTAAAATTTTCAACAAATTCTTCTTTGATGATAAATACAACTTTGCCAAAACCGGCGTTAATTGCATCATATATAGAGTAATCGATAATCGTTTCACCATTTGGGCCAAAGCCATCGATCTGTTTCATGCTTCCATAACGGCTAGCCATACCAGCAGCCAATATTAATAAAGTAGGTTTCATAATTGAAATAATAATAGTCAGTTTTAAATATTG is drawn from Pedobacter mucosus and contains these coding sequences:
- the dnaK gene encoding molecular chaperone DnaK — encoded protein: MGKIIGIDLGTTNSCVSVMEGNEPVVIANSEGKRTTPSIVAFAENGERKVGEPAKRQAITNPTKTIYSIKRFMGNSFNESAKEAGRVPYKVVKGDNNTPRVEIDDRKYTPQEISAIILQKMKKTAEDFLGYEVTEAVITVPAYFNDAQRQATKEAGEIAGLTVKRIINEPTAAALAYGLDKAHKDMKIVVFDCGGGTHDVSVLELGDGVFEVKSTDGDTHLGGDDFDHIIIDWLTDEFKAENSMDLAKDPMALQRLKEAAEKAKIELSSTTSTEINLPYITADASGPKHLVRTLSRAKFEQLAGDLIKRTIDPCKSALKNAGLTASDIDEIILVGGSTRIPAIQDAVKAFFGKEPSKGVNPDEVVAIGAAIQGGVLTGDVKDVLLLDVTPLSLGIETMGGVMTKLIESNTTIPTKKSETFSTAADNQPSVEIHILQGERPMAGQNRTIGRFILDGIPPSPRGIPQVEVAFDIDANGILHVSAKDKATGKEQKIRIEASSGLTDAEIKKMKEEAEANATEDAKVKEEADKINGADALIFSTEKQLKEFGDKLSADKKAPIEAGLEKLKAAHLTRNFADIDAAQAELQNAWNVASEEMYKAGEQPQGGGEQPQADGQPQAGGDNVTDVDFEEVKEDDKK
- a CDS encoding nucleotidyltransferase family protein is translated as MKPTLLILAAGMASRYGSMKQIDGFGPNGETIIDYSIYDAINAGFGKVVFIIKEEFVENFKSIFEPKLNGRIETDYVFQNFDLKQFGIEEEIYREKPWGTAHAILSARNVVKEPFCVINADDYYGFDAFKKMVDFLNDEATDSNFSIIGYEIGKTLSEFGAVSRGVCKVDDAGNLQEIIERTKVYPKDDIIVYEEDDKEYPLSFETPVSMNFWGFTPAVFDITEKLFVAFAEANKDKPKAEFFIPLIGESLVSTGEATFKVVPTSNKWFGVTYKEDKPYVQDSINQLVKNGTYPEKLWS
- a CDS encoding phosphotransferase enzyme family protein — translated: MELNLDPEILKAFGFSEENITITQIGSGLINRTYLVSEQLADKKYILQNINTAVFKNPEAIANNIKAVANYLLISSPDYLFIKPIQTAFGDEMAFIKHEYWRLLPFIADTVSLDVLTQPLQAYEAAKQFGKLSRLLKNFNVSKLEQTIAGFHSLDLRFDQFSKALICITPEIKALAKIQIDSALAHKYILDFYKSYAHSVDLPDRVMHHDTKISNVLLNADTFEGVCVIDLDTLMPGKFFSDLGDMMRTYLCAFSENETDLSKIKIRLPYFEAMIKGYLSEMKSVLTPTEKELILFSGKYIIYMQALRFLTDYLNGNIYYPINYESQNLDRAKNQFKLLQEITLNEKELQSIIEENLV
- a CDS encoding DUF1304 domain-containing protein, with amino-acid sequence MNKILLYLQLPNQTKMQLIAQILIGLVAVIHIYILWLEMFAWTTRAPKVFKTIPKELFPQTKALAANQGLYNGFLAAGLIWSLCINNHQWKFYIAIFFLTCVIIAGIYGAATASKKILYVQSIPALVALILLHL
- a CDS encoding class I SAM-dependent methyltransferase, with translation MSTQHLEKLILTLNKSLIDKTFIKISLGNYKGTEEYLKQILVRQVLIKREGKLAFTFRYKTRDVVKNYSIEEAITLITEYLQSGFKIATLFTTEADLILEELNNGKVVFRENKTSSKEIPSVDHDKEKIRLIKPESKPYLTELKITDAEGKVFKNAQDKYRQINQYVEILSSLIKELPVGTIKNVTDMGSGKGYLTFALYDYLHSVLNLETEVVGVEYRQDMVDLCNNVAKKSAFNKLKFVQGTIEDYNADNVNLLIALHACDTATDDAIFKGINANAELIVVAPCCHKQIRREIEKNKVKNDVSFLTKYGIFLERQAEMVTDGIRALILEYFGYKTKVFEFISDAHTPKNVLIVGIKGKDDERNKEQKAKNKDDILQKIKASKEYFGIGYHHLERLLEL